From Quercus robur chromosome 8, dhQueRobu3.1, whole genome shotgun sequence:
TGATCTTTGGATACTCAGCAGACATGATCACGTGAATCAACCCATTCTAATAGGCTTTGGGAATGACTCCATTTGGTTGTGCTTGGCATTtgaaacaagtttttgaaatcttttgcatacaaaaataatgctatATTACATTCTCTATTGTTAATCTTGGTGTCCGTACCCCTTATGTCCTGTAATTACTCCACCATATGATAAAATTGTACATTCAGATGCTATTAAAATGTAAGACCAGATGATTTTTCACTCCCAAAGGAACTTGCATACAAGTTGAAGTTTTGAGCTGACCTGTGTGACCAATTGTTCGTTTTGATTCATAAATTTCATGGTCATTTCCTCCCTGTTCAAACAAAAAACCAGAACTCTTCCATTAGCATgaataaaagaagaataaaatgaaGCATTATAAAGGAATGAAGACATCACTAACAAATTTGGTCATATGGAAAATAAGATTGTAGGTGGACATCAACCAACAACACATTTAAATGTCACAAAGGGGTAACTGAAGTAAAATTGAGGGCCTATTTTTAGTTTAAAGTGTGAGAACACGATCGAGTTTCACAATAAGATCAGCACAATTTAGATTTGGaggatatttgtatttttttttttaattagaaatcaAATCTTATGTGGTGTGGGATGTATTTCTATATTTGTCTTGTGTTTTTCCCCTAGTCTTCTAAACCAGTTAACTTGCCCCATTGCTGTAATCATTtctaatcaaaaccaaaaatattattacatgtGAAACTAAGGACTATTTTTTCCAACATGACAGGATTAAACCAttactcaaatttaaaatttattaagacAATTGAAAGAGATAAATGATGAGACTAAAGGGCTGACCTTGTATGTTTTGTCACCAAAGAAATGGATTTCATGAAAATCATCTAGGTATCTCAAGCAGTAGGTCTTGTCCCAACCTTGAGGGAAAACCTGTTACAAAATTTATGCACCAAAATTAGATACAATGGCACTTACACTTGCCTTTTAATTTACCACCAATCCAAGAATTATCAAAGTATAATGAAGCTTTAGTGTAGCCTGAAGTAATACTCACATCAAAACTTATTTGTCCTCCAATGGAAAATGTCAGATTAAGGTGTGCAAACTTCTCGCGAAGTGCGGATATCATTTTTGCGCGGAAATTGTGAACCTGAAACCTCATTTGCATGTTTTTTCCATATTACATATTGAGAcacataaaagctaaaagaaaaacttaaaacttaatattttggggaaaaaaaggaaagaaaaagaaatgaaaaaagagtATCATTACCTTGTCATACTTTTCAAATTCATCCCTTTCTTCTTGGCTGCAGTTTCGCCCAATAGGTGATATATTCAGCATGCCACTTCGGAGCTCTATAAATGTTCCCCTAAAGATATTGCAAGAAAAATCTTACtaagatttatatttatattttaaatataagatATTTTATTAAGAGAAGGATGAGCTTGAAATGGCAAGCTTCCTTGAAGAATTACAAAATACAATCATATGGTCCAAAAATTATGCTTGACATACACAAAAAACATATTTAGGCTTTTGTTCTACTAACCTTTTTATAGGGATATCCAAGTCAGCAAGATAATGCagagtaaaattaataatttcctGCAAATGTGCAATCCATCAGGACAACAAATTGATAAATCTAGTACTGTAAAAAGAATTTAAGTCTATCAGACAACTCTATGACCTAGAGATCC
This genomic window contains:
- the LOC126696964 gene encoding phosphomannomutase — encoded protein: MAVRKPGVIALFDVDGTLTAPRKVATPKILEFMRQLREVVTVGVVGGSDLVKISEQLGKTVIDDYDYAFSENGLVAHKDGKLIGTESLKSFLGEEKLKEIINFTLHYLADLDIPIKRGTFIELRSGMLNISPIGRNCSQEERDEFEKYDKVHNFRAKMISALREKFAHLNLTFSIGGQISFDVFPQGWDKTYCLRYLDDFHEIHFFGDKTYKGGNDHEIYESKRTIGHTVTSPEDTMEQCKALFLANP